A stretch of Lactuca sativa cultivar Salinas chromosome 6, Lsat_Salinas_v11, whole genome shotgun sequence DNA encodes these proteins:
- the LOC111905464 gene encoding polygalacturonase has protein sequence MVTKLNIVPVLMIFLLFQYSYSAKVTYNVLSFGAKANGRLDSRSAFLKAWGLACNSTNPAIIYVPIGRYLIGSAITFSGQTCKSKAITMKIDGTLVAPSTYNAVGNAQVWIKFYRTNHVTISGGTLDAQGSSLWACKSSGKTCPKGATTLGIYHSQNIVISNLRSLNSQMFHILLYACTNAKLQGVSISAPGLSPNTDGIHLSSSTGVTILNSKISTGDDCISIGPGNSNIWIEKVVCGPGHGISIGSLGWDVIEAGVQNVTVKTATFIGSDNGLRIKTWARRSNGFVKDVVFQHASMVNVKNPILIDANYCPNNENCPNQVSGVKISNVLYEDVHGTSATRVAVKFDCRKGKPCTNIRLKDVNLKYAGQPAVSSCSFAAGTASGLLQPTSCL, from the exons ATGGTCACCAAACTAAATATTGTTCCAGTCTTGATGATTTTCCTCCTCTTTCAGTACTCATATTCAGCAAAGGTAACATATAACGTCCTAAGTTTTGGAGCCAAAGCCAATGGGCGCTTAGACTCAAGAAGTGCATTCCTAAAAGCATGGGGTTTGGCCTGTAATTCAACAAATCCCGCCATCATCTATGTACCCATTGGCAGGTACTTGATTGGTTCTGCAATCACATTCTCCGGCCAAACATGTAAGAGCAAAGCCATCACAATGAAGATAGATGGTACTTTGGTGGCTCCCTCAACGTATAATGCTGTAGGCAACGCCCAAGTTTGGATTAAGTTTTACCGGACTAACCATGTTACAATCTCCGGTGGAACCCTTGATGCCCAAGGTTCTTCTCTATGGGCCTGCAAATCCTCTGGAAAGACATGTCCTAAAGGAGCTACG ACACTTGGCATCTACCATTCCCAAAACATAGTGATCAGTAATTTAAGGTCATTAAACAGCCAAATGTTCCACATCCTGTTATATGCATGCACCAATGCCAAGCTACAAGGGGTGAGCATCTCAGCACCCGGGCTCAGCCCAAACACAGATGGTATCCATTTATCATCTTCCACAGGCGTCACTATCTTGAATTCTAAGATCTCCACAGGGGACGACTGCATCTCCATTGGCCCTGGCAATTCTAACATCTGGATAGAGAAGGTGGTTTGTGGCCCCGGTCATGGCATCAG CATCGGGAGTCTAGGTTGGGACGTTATAGAAGCGGGTGTTCAGAATGTTACTGTAAAAACTGCGACATTTATAGGTAGTGACAATGGTTTAAGGATAAAGACATGGGCAAGACGTAGCAATGGATTCGTGAAGGATGTTGTTTTCCAGCATGCAAGTATGGTGAACGTAAAAAATCCGATACTAATAGATGCAAATTACTGCCCAAACAATGAGAATTGCCCGAATCAGGTTTCAGGAGTAAAGATCAGCAACGTGCTGTATGAGGATGTACATGGAACATCAGCAACACGGGTGGCAGTGAAATTTGATTGTAGAAAGGGGAAGCCATGCACTAATATCAGACTAAAGGATGTTAACCTAAAATATGCGGGTCAACCAGCAGTCTCCTCTTGCTCCTTTGCTGCTGGTACTGCTTCTGGATTACTTCAACCTACAAGTTGTCTCTAA